The Calothrix sp. PCC 7507 DNA segment GCTGGCGATCGCACAATCAAATTTGCTCAAATGTTTTTAACACATAACCCCTTAAGCCGATTAGTTATCCTGGCTGAACCTGGTCAAGATACCACAGAGTTAGCAAGAACAGCATCACAGGTGAATTGTAGCGGCTACCTTAACGACTTATCTACTTGGAGTCAGCAGCCTTGGTCAGGGGTAGTAGTAGCGACCCAAATAGATTTCTCTGATATCCAAATTCAGCAGTTGATGGAGTTACGCCTTGAAGGTATTCCAGTCTATAAACTGCCAGATATTTGCGAAGCCCTATGGTACAAAATTCCTTCGTCCTTACTTGAAGATCAGTGGTTGGCTTTTAGTACTGGGTTTAACTTAGTGTCTTGTGGTATGAGTCTGAAGCTGAAGCGGTCTATAGATGTGATGGTGACAGGACTGCTACTCTTGCTGCTATTTCCTCTCATGCTCTTAGTATCATTACTAATCAAGTTAGATAGTCTAGGTCCAATTTTCTATAGTCAAGTTCGCACAGGACTATACGGCAAGCCATTTAGAGTTTATAAATTCCGTTCTATGTATCAAGATGCTGAGAAGCGCGGCGCACAATGGGCTTCTCAACGCGATCCACGCATTACCAGAGTGGGATATTGGTTAAGAGTATTGCGAATCGACGAACTGCCGCAAATTTGGAATGTTTTACAAGGGGAAATGAGCCTGATTGGCCCTCGTCCAGAAAGACCAGAGTTTGATATCAAGCTCAAACAAGCAATTCCTTATTACGAACTACGTTACTTAGTTAAACCAGGAATCACAGGCTGGGCACAGGTTCTATATCCCTACGGTGCTTCAGTTGAAGATGCTTATGAAAAGCTAGCCTATGACCTCTACTACATCAAGAATTATTCGTTTTTGTTGGATATAGCGATCGCTTTTAAAACAGTCAGAGTTATTTTGTTAGGTAAGGGTAGATGAATAAAAAAGTATTGGTGACAGGTGGTGCAGGCTATATTGGTTCCCACGTCGTGCGCCAGTTAGGTGAAGCTGGTTATGATGTCGTGGTGTATGACAATTGCTCTACAGGTTCACCCAAAGCTGTACTACACGGCGAATTAATTATTGGTGATTTAGCAGATACAAATCGTCTTTATCAAGTCTTTGCCAAACATCAATTTAGTGCCGTGCTGCACTTTGCTGCTAGTTTAGTTGCACCAGAATCAGTGGCTCATCCTCTCGACTATTACGCCAACAACACCCGCAATACCTTGAATTTACTCCAATGCTGTAGCGCTCAAGGTGTTAACCAATTGATTTTTTCTAGCACCGCCGCAGTTTATGGCGAACCTCAAGAAAATCCCGTCACAGAGTCTACTCCCACCATACCCATTAACCCCTACGGCAATTCAAAGCTGATGAGCGAATTGATGATTCGGGATTATGGGTTAGCATCTAGTCTGCGCTATGTAACTCTGCGCTACTTCAACGTTGGCGGCGCTGATTTTGGTGGGCGACTCGGACAAAGTTTACGCAAAGCAACTCACCTAATTGCAGCAGCTTGCAATGCAGCACTCCAACGTCAACCAGAATTGCGGATTTTTGGTACTGATTTTCCTACCCCAGATGGTACTGGGATTAGAGACTATATCCATGTTGAAGATTTGGCCTCTGCCCATGTCTATGCT contains these protein-coding regions:
- a CDS encoding sugar transferase, which produces MLDTSFQSYRGSLKLLKITRFLPTVLLVVDIIGLGICLEVAFWLRLGQLIQGFDPLICGFMLLTIAGLYLADTYHPDNQIAGLRAPPRILLSNFIVAGITSSIIYISESWEHQPLLGREILLVTLSIFTIWAVILRLWAVQWLRSRTEESRWLILGAGDRTIKFAQMFLTHNPLSRLVILAEPGQDTTELARTASQVNCSGYLNDLSTWSQQPWSGVVVATQIDFSDIQIQQLMELRLEGIPVYKLPDICEALWYKIPSSLLEDQWLAFSTGFNLVSCGMSLKLKRSIDVMVTGLLLLLLFPLMLLVSLLIKLDSLGPIFYSQVRTGLYGKPFRVYKFRSMYQDAEKRGAQWASQRDPRITRVGYWLRVLRIDELPQIWNVLQGEMSLIGPRPERPEFDIKLKQAIPYYELRYLVKPGITGWAQVLYPYGASVEDAYEKLAYDLYYIKNYSFLLDIAIAFKTVRVILLGKGR
- the galE gene encoding UDP-glucose 4-epimerase GalE, translated to MNKKVLVTGGAGYIGSHVVRQLGEAGYDVVVYDNCSTGSPKAVLHGELIIGDLADTNRLYQVFAKHQFSAVLHFAASLVAPESVAHPLDYYANNTRNTLNLLQCCSAQGVNQLIFSSTAAVYGEPQENPVTESTPTIPINPYGNSKLMSELMIRDYGLASSLRYVTLRYFNVGGADFGGRLGQSLRKATHLIAAACNAALQRQPELRIFGTDFPTPDGTGIRDYIHVEDLASAHVYALRYLERGGESQTFNCGYGQGYSVSQVIERVKAISGVDFPVIKAERRPGDPACVTACAKKISQILGWQPKYNNLDNIVQTALAWEIRQENSRPMELIKKPVPISRKRATRSKIFEFPVRLTN